The DNA window GATCAGATTCGATCTCCACTCGTGATGTGGCCTCACCAAATAATAATACAACGATCCTGTCCAGGGAGACTACTATCTTAAGATGATTAGTCAGGAAGTTAGCATTTGGTCCCTTTGTGCCAAAATGATTATTCATACTCTATGGCTCTAACCTAGTATAATTTCTAGCTCTGTCTCAGCTGGTCCAATCCAGTTTCATTAGGGGTGTACAAATAACTATATTTGCAGGTGAAAATGAGTTCTCAAATAAATATAATCTCTCGTTCATTGAATGGCCATGTGTTTCATGAGATTATAGAAATACAGGAATTGGATGCATAGGTATGGTTTTGAATCAACTAAAAAATTGTTGCAAGTAATGTACAGAAAACATTTGATCAGGTATCTATATGTTTTACTTTTAGTAGGCTCAAAGTCTAAAAGATTACCCAACTGCTTGGTTGCATGTCATCTGCTACGTTGCAATCAGGTGACAAGGTTATCAACAATAATGCTATGTCACATATATGTGCAGCCTTCCATTGTAAGAAAACCTAATACAATGGATCATACATGTACATGAACAGAAGGTATAAATTCTAAGTGTCAGTCCTACGGTAAATATTCACTTCTGGGCCTGCAGAATATGGTTCTAAAGTTGTGGATAGATCTTCCTTGACTGAGACATACAAAAAGGCTCATACATTGTTCACGCATATGGAGGGGCTTGTTGGGTGTCAGGGATTGGTTCAAGTTTGGCAGAGTAATGGGAGTGAACAGTGGCGTTCCACGACAGGATAAAATCGGCGGTTCAGTTGAAGAAAAAGAAGCGGGCTGGGGAAATAACTTGCAAAATGTGCAACCGCCGTGAAACTTCTGACCATATCATGTTCCAATATCCCATTGCAAACTTCCTTTGGTCTTTTCTGAAAGAAACACTAATCTGGCCTTCGATCTGTGTTTAGCAACGATATTTTTGACTGTTTGTTGAGGGAGAAAAGTGCTTGTTGCTTCTTTTTGTTCGTGCAGGCGCGATGTGGGCGCTATATGGAAGACGAGGAAGGACATGGTCTTAACGCTAAGGTGGTGAGTAGCGCAAGCATGGTGGCCCACAAGATGCTAATTAATACTGCTTAAGCACTGGAAGGCGATGCAACGGGTGAAATATCTACAGAAGACAGAGGAGGTCATCAAGACCCTGTATGCGGGCGTGCTGAGTGTGTTGTCGTAGTGGCTTTGCTGTTGGTAGAGCTGGCCTTGTTTTCTTGGACAGGTCTTGTTTGCTTCTTTGCTTTGCTGGAACTCGTCCTGACAGTCAGTCTGTCCTTTTTGTTTTATGACACTCTTGTAAGCTGGTAACCCCAGCAGTCGGCTGAATGTATACGCTCTGTTAAGCTTTCTAATAAAACTGGGTGATTGCCTTTGGTCGAAAAAAAATTGTTCACGTATAGTAATCAACGATCAGAGAAAATATCTGTTGGAAGACATTAATGATCCGATCCGTTAACAACAGTAATAAGTTATAGGTTGTTATATTTCTTAATCACTGTTATGGAATATATGGTTGTATAATCACATCTTTTTGTGCATATTTTATTTGTAGAAAACAGTAAAAAGGAGAGATGGATAAATCTCATTAGAATTCAGAGTTCAGAAGATGCTCGTGTAGTCAGTTAGCATCCATAAAGTGTTAGCGGGACCAATAATTACCTACATGCCGGCCTACTACACAGGGGCATTCTTCTGGGAATTTGTTGACTAGGATGAACATTTAGACAAGGATATCTAGGCTATATATATCCGCTTTGGTATGTAAACAAATGCTGCTGAAGGCCGTATGAAAGTTTCGAATGTATACCATGAGACACATCCTCTGAGTTACAGGGTAGAATATGTGACTACCTCTTTGCATCTGGGTTTTTAGGAATGCATGATATATGATGCAAAAAATAATTATTTAAACTACAAGAATTTATAAATTTTCTATGTTTGCCTGCTTCTAGGAGAACAAGCTTTAATTTGAAACCACCTCTCTTGATATAACAAAGGAATAATCGCTAAATCAATGAAAGAACtaatatacacacacacacactctttATTGGTAAAATAGACATGTTATAAATAACCACTacaaaaaaaatcataaaagCATAATAGTCACCTTTTCCCACGTGATGCGACATAGAATGCTCTTTGATGCTTAGGAAATCAGAACAGAATATAACATATCTAATGATGGCTACTCCAATCATCATGAAATGTATTTTATAACAATTATATGGTTGTCACCAAATGTGTTACGCTATATGATGACACTTTTTATATGATTGTACATATTTtgtaacttttttttttggggggggggtaTGTCACGATCATTTTTGTGAATTTTTTTTGTAATAACCAAAAAATCCTAAAAAAAAGTAGCACATACATTGTGATATTTTCTAGAGTTTGTAAAAAACAGTAAATATTTTGTAacattttttttgggggggggggtatgTTACGACCATTTTTGTGACATTTTTGTTTACTAACCAATAAATCGTCAAAAAGTAGCACATACATTTTGTAGAGTTTGTCACCATCATTTTCGTGCATCATATTTTGTGTGGAAATCAAAGTACAAGAGCCATTTAGCATCGATTTTTGCAAATTTGCTTCGTTCTTTCAGTTGCGGTCTGCGCTAATCTTTTTGTTGCAGATGCACCCAGGCATGGGCCGGGGCCTGCCTGCATCCTTCCATGTATACCGGCCCCGTCTCACGACGAATGTGCAGACTGGGCCTTGACAACAACGGGTTGGAACTAATTAATGACACCCATTAATGTTGCGTATCTGCGGGAGATTTGAGGCGCCTCAGGGAGACGCGCCGAAACGGGGAGAACTTTGAAGCAGTGCGCTCCTCGCTCCCTCCCCCTCTCACGTTTCGCTCATTCCTTCCTGCTGCCAGCCTCGCGCAGCGCCCCGCGCGCCTGCCCGCGACCCGCCGCCCGAACCCTCGTCGCTCCTCCCGTTGGCACTCCAAACCCTAGCCATCCGGCGCCATGGACCAGCGGGAccggcccacgccgccgccgccgcgcaccagCTCCTACCTCGCCGCCACCGAAGCATCAGGTTCGTCGGTGCGCGGGCCACCGTCGCCCGCGATGCTCGGCCTGTCGTCGCCCGCGAGCCCCCATCGCCGCTTCTCGCCCTCGCTGTACCCGCCTCCggcgccgtcgcccggccgcctcgcctcgggctccggctccggctcagGGTCGGCGTCGCGCTTCGGGCAGATCCCGCCGTCGTcgccggtggcggcgccgggTGGCCGCCAACGCAGGACGCACGCGCTGCCCACGCCCTTCCTCTCCGAGCTCGCCTCGATCCGGAGGATGGGCGCCAGCCTCTTCGGCGATCTGGACGACGCGCGCCCGACGAACCACCGGGATGCGAGCGCGACGCGGCAGGCGATCCACCGCCAGCAGCCTCAGCAGCAGGCGTGGCCGTTGTCGACGCCGACCATGTCCCGCGACTCCGGCCTTCGTGCACCTCCACCGAGAGGGAGCTTCTCCCAGGTCGCGCCGCCGGTGTCGCGGCAACAGCAGCCGCCGTCTCCCGGTATGCCACCTCTTTCCAGCAATCGCTTCTCGGGGTTCCCAGGGTCTGCGTTCTGGTCGCAGCAACGACGGCAGGTGCAGCCTTCTTCTTCTGCTTTGCCGCCTCTGGCTTTGCAGCAACAGCAGACGACGTATCATCCCGATCCGTCGTCCACCGATCTGGCGCCACTGCCCAGTGGCAGTGGCATATTCTCCGGGTTCGCTCCGCCGGCATCCAAGTCTTCCTTCACCGACCTGGCGCCTCTGCCATGCGAGATCGAGTCAGCATCCTTGTCATCGTCTCAGGTGGCGCCTGCTACTGCTAGCCACACCATGACCATGAACAGGCACGCGCAGTCATCGTCAGACTCGGAGCTGCACCCATTTCCGCTGAGTCTGGAAATGCAATCACAGGATCAGACACCGTCCTGGCAGTGGCAGTCTTCAGGGAACGGCGTCACCTGCTCTGGATTTGAGGCGCCGATACTGGATGCAGAAGTAGCACCTCGGTTTCAAATaaaggaggagcccatggacgACGCCCCGTGCATTGAGCTGCAGCCCGAGTTCATTTCCCTTGATGACGAAGACGACGGGCTCAACGCTCTTCTGCAATCGTTCCAATCGTCAAGTGAGCCGGCGAGCTTTCACAGCCTCGAGCCCACCTCCTTATTAGAAGACAGCAGGTTGCAGCTAGGAGGTAGCGGCAGCAGGCCGAGAGCGATGGGCGCCGTCGAGGGTAGTGACCAATCTTGGGAGGCCATGCTGACACCGGCCTACGACAATGTGAGCATCGCGAAGCCAAACCTACAATTTGCACTGCTGCCCTCCTCCACAGACAGGCTAGAGCTGAACAGCAGCGAGGGCCCTAGCGTCTGGAGTACCGCTGACAGCAGTGGACAAGTCTGGGCGGGGATGCCTGCATTGGCCGGCATGTTCGACCAGATGAGCATTGGTGGAGAGACCATGAGCATTGGCCAAGGCTGGCCGGCGACGCCAGCGGCAGGTGGCCAATACGGTATGTTTGATGACAATAGTGACAGAAGCAGCAGTACCTGGCCGGCGATGCCTTCGTGTGCCAGCATGTTCGACCAGATGAGCATTGGTGGAGGAAGCATGAGCATGGGCCAACAAGTCTGGCCGGAGAAGCCAGAGGCAGCTATGTTTGACTTTGACAACCCTGGTGGCAGCAGCAGCACTGCCTGGGCAAGCAAGCCCTGGAACTTTAGCAGCTCGTCTATGGAGAACTCCACCCCAGTGCCAAAGCTGATACTCGGGGGCATCGAGAAACCCAGGTTGCCACGACGGCTACCATCTCTTCCAGCTCTTGCTAGCAGCATGTCGCCGAAGGGCACCTGTGGGGACTTCTTCTCTGTGGCCGAGATGCAGACAATCAATAAGGATAAGCGCCTCAAGGAGATCGTGAACATAGATCCTAAGAGGGTTAAGaggtatgtatatatatattcttTGCAACAAAATCTGTCAGATTTTGAGCCAATCTCATTTTGTTCTGTGACGTGCACCTTGGCTACTGTTTTTTCACACAGTTTCTTAATTATTTTTCATTGGGTAGTCTTGGTTTATTACTTTGTTTTATGGTTAGTTAGATCATTTTGTCTTGTATCACATATAGGTTACTTGATCCCTAGCTAGCATCTACAGTTCTTCTCACAGTTTCTTATTGTTTCAAGCTAAAATAACTTTAGCTCTTTTGCATTATATATGTGGTACTTGTTTTGCCTTCTCTTCTTAGTTTATTAATTTATTTTGTGCTCAATTATTAGATCATTTTGTCTTCGTATCACATATTCGCATATGGATTACTGGATTTGCAGCAATTACAACTCTTTCGTACTAGTGCTATAATGTCAAAATTCTATGTAAATCGAGAGGAAAGATATGTGGGTTGTATATTCTGTGTCAGCTAGATTTCGATGGTTTAAAAATCTGACAGTTGATACATAAAAAACTATCTAACAATAGCTACGCTATCTATCTATATATTCATGGATTTAGTCTCCAGTATTTCATGTGGGATTTGGTGATATATTACAGTGGTCAACCTTTAGCGCTGTGCAACTGATCTTGTTTCCCTTTTCTAATTCTTGTAAATTGCAGGATTCTGAACAACCGGGCAAGCGCGGCAAATTTGAGGGCACGGAGAAATGAAATGCTCTGCATCTAAGCTGACCTGTTTGCGTTATCTCTCTAGCTATATACTATCAAGCTATATAGATCGTCCGTATTGTTATCCATGTTAAGCTTAGGTTTAGCTTGCCTGTTTGATATGGGTTGACGTTGATTTGCTCTGTTCATCTGCCGAATATGCGAGGTCGGCATCTTTGACTTGTTAGTAGTTTGGACCAGATTTTGTCTCCCACTACTCTTGCAGTGGTCTCGAACATATGATGATGCAATGTTTAATTACTTAAGGGATTTCATAGAAAATAACCAAACGAAATCTCTTCCTAGAAGTCATATAGATTATATTAGTACCGATGGCCTTCAGGTCCTCGTGTTACCTGTGCGCTAGGTGTGGAGCCACTTTTTCTTGGTCACTCTTTGTTGTTCCAGTCTCCTATGGAACAAAAACTGATGGATCCTACGCAACTCTGCTTCTTGTTTCTGTTGCTATATATACTGCAATGTCGCCAAACTCCTAAGGGGACGTTTGCCCTTCACTGGGGCATGGTCGCATGGATAATCCGATTATGATTGAGGCCCATGATAGGCGAGCCAACATTTGTATGTGTGGCTCCGGTTGTTGGTTTTCTCATCAACAATCGTGGGTGGAATGGAGGGCGGCAAATTGCTCCGCTAAATAATTGGCGAGCCATGGATTAGGAGTCCAATCAAGGGCAAAATCCAAACAGATCCTAGATGATTTCAATAAAGCCAGTTTTTTGGGAAAATAACTAGCTAGAAGAGATAACCCTCCAAAGCCGACTTGTATTCTGCATACAAGGGTTACAAACATACAATAGGGATCGCGAGTTACAGGTTCCATCAAGAAAACCTACTCTCGGTCAGGAGTACAACAGATTCCAATCTAGAGCATGTCTAAAAGACTCTTTATATCTTAGGAATAGAGATTTTGGTTAAAAATTACCCTCCAACAGCATCTTGGATATCTAAATATAGAATTTCTCTATTCTGGATTTCTCGCTAGCCAAAGATGGATAGCGAGAATTTATTCTCTAGACTACGCACAAGATATAGAAAAGCTATTAGAgagtaaaaaaatataaaaaataatttttacTCAAAAAATTTAGAAAGTAAATTTTAGAAAGGCTCTTGAAGATGCTCTAATATGCCAACTCCTACCAGGACATGCCAACTCCTACCAGGACGAGAGTCCTGTTTACTCTCTAGCAACCCACACCACcttaaccccccccccccggcccccCCTCGCCCCCCCAAACATCACCACACCCTAATTTTTTGTGAAGCCATCGGGCAGCTGATAATTGGCTGAAGAATTCGGCGAATATCCAATAACTTTCAGCAACCTTGATGTGTTCTTTTCGAGCATGAGACACTGGATTTACGGACAAGTATGTAGCTACTATATTTTCACACGACAAAATAGCTGCTTATGGCTGGTGATACTTCTCTAGTTCTTTTAAATGTTTTTGAATCCAAATCACTTGCAGTTGCATTGTCACACACTCTGTTTCAATACTGGACCGAGATATATTAGCTTACTTGTGATATTACGAGCACTCCACGATATGTGATTATTTCCTAAAAGGACTGCAAAGTGACCATCAGTAGAATGTCTACCATCCAAGCTTCCTGTCCAGTCAGCATTACAAAGAACACTCGGTAATAGAGGTTGACAGTGAGAAAGTGAGACCATGACTTAAGCTTGTTATTAGCACTTCGATATCTTGTTGCTTCTTCTGCCCCCAACAGAACACCACCTCGGGATGACAACTTCATGGTAGTAGATAAAGGGAATACCCATAGATTTGCATCTGCTTGCATGCCGGCCTTTACTAACATATCTGATATTTTGTTTCACATAGATATAGACAACAGCCATCACACGTAGATGGATAATAAGGCTATAGTTGCATCGTCACTAGAAATCACTATATCATGCACATATATAGGCAAGCAAATAAATAACAACTACTTTCCTTAAGTAGTGAAACAAAGATGTGTTAGCTCGAGAAGGAAAAAACCTAGTTTGTTGCAACTATACGGGAATACAATATTTTATCAAGCTGCTAGCAATTAAACCTTGGTACCTCAGTATCCTCATAGCCCAGAGGCTATCTCATATAAACCTACTCCTCCAGAACAACATGTAAGAATGAGTTATTTACATCTAGTTGTCAAATGCTCTAATTCTTTGATATCGGCAGAGATAAAATCAAACGAATCGTACCTGATTTAACCACAGGGATAAAATTAAGTCTCTTTGCGACTTTGACACTAGGCAAGCCCTGTCAATAGAGCAATACATTCGTCTGAGTTTATACAGCCACTTGCATAAGTTACAGATAGACGAACAAGGTGCAATGTCATCATCCATAGCTGCCCTCCAATTGTCACTAGCAAGTGCATATTGAAGTGTAGAGGGTTCTGTTAACGACATACACAAGCCATATCTCACTACACCATTGGTATACCGTGTACAGATTAGTTTGCGAATGTTGTTCTGTAGCCTTATCATTGGTTGAGCGAGAGTAGAAGGTTTAGCTTCAGCAGCACCAGGAAGCAGGAGCAGCAGAGGAAGAAACAGTACCATAGAAGGACTCGACACATGCATTGAAGGATTTGGCCAGAAGATCCCTGGGAAGCAGCTTCCAAGGACAGAACCACTGTCACTTGGAGGTGATGATGCGGTAGCCCCGGTTCTTGCGAGGAACCACGTGGACACAAAACTAGCACTGTAGTAATACTCGGCAACAATGCAGAAGTAGTGTATTGCTCAGCACAAGATTCAACAAAGTTCTTGACGTTCCTGATCATTGATGCAAATTGCATTGGATCAGACACcaaatctatatatatatatcaatgATCACAGACAAATATATGCTGAAGGAGCTCCTGAACAGACTCCAAAATAGTCAAGCACGATCTCAAACTCCTAGGGCTAGGGCGGCAAGGAGATTCCTCGACGAGGACTAGTGAGGCTATGGTACTGACTATGCATAGGACTACAAAGGTGAAAAGACAGGATGTATTCCGAAAAAATTCCTTAGATGTGATCAGCAAGAGAAAGATGGAATTTGGGCTATACAACCCGATATGTGGTCTTCGATGAAGCATCATCTTGGTGGTCATCCCGAGCTGTACTATTGCTAGATTCTAGAAACTTAGAAACTTGCTTGCAAGAAAAGCTAGAAAAGGAATTGCGGCCGTATTCCCCACGCAGGGTGCTTTGAGGGGGTGGAGAAGTTTGATTTTAGAGCGACTGGTTGGTTAATATGTTAATTGATTGCTATATGTTTCCATTTTAAATTGCAATAAATGCTGTTATAAGTACATGTAGTTGATTGGAACATGACAGGATTTCTTTGCCGAGTATCCGCAATGTTGCAAACCTCAGAAAACATGATAGGAGACCCTAGTGTCTAGCACTCGGGGAATGTCGCCGTTAGCAAAGCACGGCATGGAAACCTTGAAGTGTACCATTCCCGGTGCTATATCTTTCCCGTGTGTTTTTTCACACTAACGGGAAACTTCGTATTCAATGAGTGTTTTATATCAAACACTTGAAAAACATCAAGTTTCCCAATTTGACGCCACTGAATGTTGTTTATTGAGTGTCCACTCTAAGAAAAGATTGTTACACGTGGATTTGGGATGTTTGCGAGTGTTTTCAGCACTCAGGAGCTTCGCGAGTCGTAGTATTGATGTCCACATCGACTCTACAAATGCAATCAGACGATCAAACATCATTCTGGTTATCATTAGGAAACGACGGGATCCTCCTCTAAATCTGTGGTACCAATAATTGGGTCTACCACCTTATTTCAGTTAAAGAAGAGCCCATTGATGCCCCATGCATGCGTTGAGCCCGAGCTTATTTCACTTGACGATGATGACTATGGACTCAATGCTCTCGTACGCTTGTTCCAATCATCAAGTGAACTGGTGAGCATTCTCATCAGCCCCGAGGCCACCTCCTCAGAAGATAGGTTAGATTTATGAGGAAATGGCAGCGGACTGAGTGCATTGGGTGACATAGAGTCCAGTGGACAATCCTGGAAGGCAATGTGTCACCGGCAAGCACGTACGACAATGTGAGCATCACATAGCAGGGTGATCTGCTATCCGAATCTCTGACATTGCACCACGGTGCTGCCAGCCATCACAAAATAACATCTTCAATTATAATTTTTGATGCAGAGTATCCAAGCACATCTTATATTCAAGTTCGTTTCATTTGATTGTCACTTGGAGCTCCCGTAGTCTTACTTGGTTGTTGAAAATAATGAAGGGCACTTACGAAGGATGAAACACATGCCTTGCAGACAATGATGCTACTTAAGAGGCTAGATAAGGGCAAGTGGCTTCAAACGAAGCTCATACAGATGAGTGCACGCCAATCAAGCCAATCTACTGTGACCTTGCTCTTGCAGCACTTAGTGACATTGTTTAACATGTTGCAGCACTTAGTGACATTGTTTAACATGTAGTGACTTTTGTTGATCTGATCTTGTCAATGCCTTTTGTGAGCCTTTTATGATATCTAAACATGTTGCACATGTGGGAATGGAGTGTATGTCTCTGTTTTGTGACTTCTCAATTTGTTGGTATATTATATTTGATTGCTACATGGAGTCTAGCTCAATTTGTGACTACGTGGAGTGTAGCTCTAGATGTTTCATTTGGGCCATGGCATATATGCCCGGGGTTGAAATGGGTGTGTAAATTAGTGGGCTGATATGTTACTTGATTGCTACATGTTTCCATTTCAAAATGCTATAAATGCAGTTATAAATTTATGTAGTTGATTGGAAACAAGGTAGAATTTCTTTACCAAGTCTCCAAAATATTGATGCACTCAGGAAACATGATAGGAGTCCCCAGTGTCTAGAACTAGGGGAATGCTGTCGCTAGTACAGCACGACATGCAAACCTTAAAGTGTACCTTTCCCGAGTGCTATGTCTTATCCATATGTTTTGTCCGTACTCACGAGAAACTTTCTAATCAATGCATGTTTTACATAAAATACTTGGGAAACATCAAGTTTCACAATTAGTCGCCTCCAAGTGTTGTTTGCTGAGTGTCTGCTCCATGAATAGGTTGTTGCATGTGGATTTCGGATGTTCCCGAGTCTTTTCGACTCTTAGGAGCTTCGCGGATTCTGGTAGTGATTTCCACCAACTCTACGAACGCAGTTGGAGGATTAGATGATATTCTGGCTACCATCAGGGAGTCATGGCACCTCCTCTGGATCTCGTGTCCCAAATAATTTGATCTACCACCTCTGTTTCGGGTAAAGGAAGAGCCGGCTGACGCCCCATGCATTGAGCCCGAGCTTATTTCActtgacgatgatgatgatgggcTCAATGCTATCGTACACTTGTTTCAATCATCAAGTGAACCGGTTAGCCTTCTCAGCGTCCCGAGCCCACCTCCTCAGAAGATATGTTACAGTTACTAGGAAGTGGCTGCAAATCGAGTACTTTGGACGGCTTAAAGGCCAGTGGCCAATCTTGGGAGGCAATGCTGACACCGTTGACCACGTACGACAATGTGAGCATCACACGGCAGGGCGATCTGTTCTTCGGATTCTCTGACATGGCGCCACACTTCTGGAAGCCATCACAAAATAATATTTTCAGTTACAATTTTTGATGTAGAGTATCCAAACACATTTTAATATTCAAGTTCGAATCATTTGATTATCACTTGGAACTCCAGGAGTCTAACTTGCTTATTGAAAATGAAGGGCAGTTATGAAAGATGAAACATAGGCCTTGCAGACAATGATGCTACTTGAGAGACAAGATAAGGGCAAGTAGCTTATAACGAAGCTCATAAAGATGAGTGCGCACCGATCAGGCCAATCTACTGCGACCTTGCTCTTGCATCACTTAGTGATATTGTTCAACTTGTAGTGGCTTCTGTTGGTCTGATGGTGTCATGCCCTACTATGCACCTTCAAAACTTTGAATTTTGATGATTTAATGATAGTGCCCTTTTGTGAAATCCAAACATGTTGAACATTTGGGAATGGAGTGTACGGCTATTTTGTGACTTCTCAAATTGTTGATATGTGATATTTGATTGCTACAAGCTCACTTTGTGGCTACATGATGTGTAATTGTAGATGTTTTATTTGGGGCATGCATAAGCCCTTGTGGAAATGGGTGTGTAAATTGGTTGGTTGTTATGTTATTTGATTGCTATACATATGTTTCCATTTCAAAATTCAATAAATATGGTTATAAATATATGTCATTGATTTGAATATCATAgaatttctttgccgagtgtctgcgATGTTGAAAACCTCAGGAAGCATAATTGGAGTTCGGGGTGGGCATAATTAACCGAGATCTACCAACCGAACCGAAATGACCGAGACCGAAATCGAATTATCTGAAACGCAAAATTTCGGTTCCAAATTCAGTCCTTAGATAGGTAACCGAATTTAGCCCGGTTATTTCAGTTCTTGAGCCCGGTTAACCGGATAAACCGAGGTTGTCTAAAGAGGCCCAGTAACACAGCCTATCTTATTCTCACCGACTGGTCCACCTTATCCCCTCATCCACAACCCTGGTCCCCATTCTCCACCCGACCCCAACCCTAGCCACTCCACCTCTAGCGGCGGCACTTTTCCAAACCAACTAACAACACTGCAGCACGCTTTTGACCCGGCAAGCTGGATGACTATGGCCACCACGTTAAGGGACTGGTTCCATGGGTTGGCCGGCGATCCTAGCTCGACTACGGCAGCAGGCTTGCGGTCACTTGCTATTTTGGTAACTTGGTCCATCTGGGAGGAGCGAAATGCTCGGGTCTTCAACAACACAGAGAAGACGGTTGATAGGCTCGTTGAGGAAATCAAGGATGAAGCAAGGTTGTGGTGCCAGGCGGGTGCAAAACACCTGGCCGCCTTAGTTGTGAACCCGAGTAGCGAGTGATCCCTTTTGTTTCTTTTCAGTTGGGAGCTTTCCGATGCTCCGCCTATTTAGAACCTTTCTAAGTAGGTTTGTCATGTAAGCTGCTTTCTCCCTATTAATACATGCCGAAATCTGTCCGggtctttttaaaaaaaaaacactgCAGCACGCAATGGCGGCGGTCGCTCCTCCCCTCTCTGGCTCCCCTGCTTCCCTTCTTCTCTCTCCCTGTCTCCAGCTATCTGCTCCCACCTGGAGGCCGTAGGCACAGGCGACGCCACATTCAACTTCCCTGGTGCACGTGCACCAGGGTCCAAATTAAAATCTAAAGCTACTTAATGGAGCAT is part of the Panicum hallii strain FIL2 chromosome 2, PHallii_v3.1, whole genome shotgun sequence genome and encodes:
- the LOC112880991 gene encoding proline-rich protein 36-like; translation: MDQRDRPTPPPPRTSSYLAATEASGSSVRGPPSPAMLGLSSPASPHRRFSPSLYPPPAPSPGRLASGSGSGSGSASRFGQIPPSSPVAAPGGRQRRTHALPTPFLSELASIRRMGASLFGDLDDARPTNHRDASATRQAIHRQQPQQQAWPLSTPTMSRDSGLRAPPPRGSFSQVAPPVSRQQQPPSPGMPPLSSNRFSGFPGSAFWSQQRRQVQPSSSALPPLALQQQQTTYHPDPSSTDLAPLPSGSGIFSGFAPPASKSSFTDLAPLPCEIESASLSSSQVAPATASHTMTMNRHAQSSSDSELHPFPLSLEMQSQDQTPSWQWQSSGNGVTCSGFEAPILDAEVAPRFQIKEEPMDDAPCIELQPEFISLDDEDDGLNALLQSFQSSSEPASFHSLEPTSLLEDSRLQLGGSGSRPRAMGAVEGSDQSWEAMLTPAYDNVSIAKPNLQFALLPSSTDRLELNSSEGPSVWSTADSSGQVWAGMPALAGMFDQMSIGGETMSIGQGWPATPAAGGQYGMFDDNSDRSSSTWPAMPSCASMFDQMSIGGGSMSMGQQVWPEKPEAAMFDFDNPGGSSSTAWASKPWNFSSSSMENSTPVPKLILGGIEKPRLPRRLPSLPALASSMSPKGTCGDFFSVAEMQTINKDKRLKEIVNIDPKRVKRILNNRASAANLRARRNEMLCI